The Solanum pennellii chromosome 11, SPENNV200 genome contains a region encoding:
- the LOC107004932 gene encoding V-type proton ATPase subunit a1, translating to MEYIDNLPPMDLMRSEKMTFVQLIIPVESAHPAITYLGQLGLLQFRDLNADKSPFQRTFVNQVKRCAEMSRKLRFFKDQIQKAGMLPSLRPASQPDIELEELEIQLAEHEHELIEMNGNSDKLRQSYNELLEFKMVLQKASDFLVSSRSHTTAQETELSENVYSNDNYTDTASLLEQEMQPELSNQSGVRFISGIICKSKVLQFERMLFRATRGNMLFHQGVADEEILDPSSNEMVEKIVFVVFFSGEQARSKILKICEAFGANCYPVPEDMTKRRQITREVVSRLSELETTLDVGLRHRDKALTSIGFHLTKWMNMVRREKAVYDTLNMLNFDVTKKCLVGEGWCPIFAKIKIQEALQRATMDSNSQVGIIFHVMDTVDSPPTYFRTNCFTNAYQEIVDAYGVAKYQEVNPAVYTIVTFPFLFAVMFGDWGHGICLLLGALVLISKESKLSSQKLGSFMEMLFGGRYVLLLMSIFSIYCGLIYNEFFSVPFHIFGGSAYKCRDASCSDAQTVGLIKYRDPYPFGVDPSWRGSRSELPFLNSLKMKMSILLGVVQMNLGIILSYFNARFFNSSLDIKYQFVPQVIFLNSLFGYLSLLVVVKWCTGSQADLYHVMIYMFLSPFEALGENQLFWGQSVLQVILLLLALVAVPWMLFPKPFILKRLHTERFQGGTYGLLGTSEVDIYEEPDSARQHHHEEFNFSEVFVHQMIHSIEFVLGAVSNTASYLRLWALSLAHSELSTVFYEKVLLLAWGYDSLVIRLIGLSVFAFATTFILLMMETLSAFLHALRLHWVEFQNKFYHGDGYKFNPFSFASLADDDD from the exons ATGGAGTACATAGACAATTTGCCTCCAATGGATCTGATGCGTTCGGAGAAGATGACTTTTGTTCAGCTTATTATTCCTGTTGAATCTGCTCATCCTGCTATTACTTACCTTGGACAACTTGGCCTTCTTCAGTTTCGTGAT TTAAATGCTGATAAAAGTCCTTTCCAAAGAACATTTGTAAACCAG GTAAAAAGATGTGCAGAGATGTCAAGAAAACTACGATTTTTCAAAGATCAGATACAAAAAGCTGGGATGCTGCCTTCTCTGCGTCCTGCTTCACAACCTGATATTGAACTTGAAGAACTGGAG ATACAACTTGCAGAGCACGAACACGAGTTAATTGAAATGAATGGTAATAGCGATAAGCTAAGGCAATCATACAATGAGCTGCTTGAGTTTAAGATGGTATTGCAGAAG GCCAGTGACTTCCTTGTCTCAAGTAGAAGTCATACAACAGCTCAGGAAACAGAATTAAGTGAAAACGTGTACTCCAATGATAACTATACAGATACAGCATCGTTGCTTGAGCAG GAGATGCAACCAGAACTTTCAAATCAATCTGGAGTAAGATTTATTAGTGGCATTATCTGCAAGTCCAAAGTTCTACAATTTGAGAGAATGCTATTTCGTGCAACGAGGGGCAATATGCTTTTCCACCAGGGAGTTGCTGATGAGGAAATCTTGGATCCTTCTTCAAATGAAATG GTCGAGAAAATAGTCTTCGTTGTGTTCTTTTCAGGTGAGCAAGCGAGATCAAAAATACTGAAAATTTGTGAGGCGTTTGGTGCCAATTGCTATCCTGTCCCAGAAGACATGACCAAGAGGAGGCAAATAACTCGAGAA GTTGTGTCGAGGCTTTCTGAATTAGAGACAACTCTAGATGTTGGATTACGTCATCGAGATAAAGCTTTGACGTCTATTGGATTTCACCTCACAAAATGGATGAACATG GTTAGAAGGGAAAAGGCTGTTTATGACACATTAAATATGCTGAATTTTGATGTCACGAAGAAGTGTCTAGTTGGAGAGGGCTGGTGTCCAATATTTGCAAAGATTAAG ATACAAGAGGCTTTGCAACGTGCGACAATGGATAGCAACTCACAAGTGGGAATTATATTTCATGTGATGGATACTGTAGACTCACCTCCAACATACTTCAGGACAAACTGTTTCACAAATGCATATCAAGAAATTGTAGATGCTTATGG TGTTGCTAAATACCAGGAGGTAAATCCTGCCGTCTACACCATTGTTACATTCCCTTTCCTTTTCGCGGTGATGTTTGGAGATTGGGGTCATGGAATTTGCTTGTTGTTGGGAGCATTAGTTCTTATTTCTAAGGAAAGCAAGCTCAGTTCTCAG AAATTGGGCAGCTTTATGGAGATGCTTTTTGGCGGTCGCTATGTGCTCCtgttaatgtcaatattttcaatttacTGTGGCTTGATATATAATGAGTTTTTCTCTGTTCCGTTTCATATTTTTGGTGGCTCTGCATACAAATGCCGAGATGCTTCATGCAG TGATGCGCAAACAGTGGGGTTAATAAAATACAGGGATCCTTATCCTTTTGGTGTGGATCCAAGCTGGAGAGGTAGCCGTTCGGAGCTTCCTTTCTTGAATTCCCTTAAGATGAAGATGTCTATTTTGTTGGGTGTGGTGCAGATGAATCTTGGAATcatattaagttacttcaatGCACGTTTCTTCAACAGCTCACTTGATATTAA GTATCAGTTTGTGCCACAAGTGATCTTTCTCAACAGCCTTTTTGGATACCTGTCTCTCCTCGTTGTTGTTAAATGGTGCACTGGATCTCAGGCAGATCTCTACCATGTTATGATTTATATGTTCCTAAGTCCTTTCGAGGCTCTTGGTGAAAACCAGTTGTTTTGGGGCCAGAGTGTGCTTCAG GTAATATTGCTGCTTTTGGCACTTGTTGCTGTTCCATGGATGCTATTCCCAAAACCTTTTATTTTGAAGAGACTTCACACTGAG AGATTTCAAGGCGGAACTTATGGCCTTCTTGGAACCTCCGAGGTGGATATTTATGAGGAACCAGACTCTGCCAGGCAACACCACCATGAGGAATTTAATTTTAGTGAGGTTTTTGTGCATCAAATGATACATTCTATTGAGTTTGTTTTGGGTGCTGTCTCTAACACTGCATCATACCTTCGTCTGTGGGCTTTGAG TTTGGCTCATTCTGAACTGTCTACTGTCTTCTATGAGAAAGTTCTCCTCCTTGCTTGGGG GTATGATAGCCTGGTCATACGGCTCATTGGCCTGTCCGTTTTTGCCTTTGCAACAACCTTTATACTACTCATGATGGAGACTCTCAGTGCATTCCTTCATGCATTGCGTCTTCATTGGGTAGAATTTCAAAACAAATTCTACCATGGCGATGGCTATAAGTTCAACCCATTTTCTTTTGCTTCATTAGCAGACGACGATGATTAG
- the LOC107004896 gene encoding DDB1- and CUL4-associated factor 8 isoform X2, translating to MEKLKKGDLMEFYKREIGVSKPRNFSRRISASEAMVKRLDLYGKLTGHEGCVNTIDFNATGDVLVSGSDDRRVILWDWATATSKFSYPSGHMDNIFQTKFMPFTDDRKIITASADGQVRLGLVLENGRVETKKVGKHQGRVHKLAVEPGSPYILYSCGEDGFVQHYDLRSNSSSKLLRCSSFTENNKQSSSIRLNAIVIDPRNPNYFAVGGSDEYARVYDIRMYQLDARTSSDKPIDTFCPHHLVKTHDVHITALAYSNTSELLVSYNDELIYLFQKNMGLGPVPLSLQGEDLNKLEKPQVYSGHRNSQTVKGVSFFGPTDEYVLTGSDCGHIFIWKKKDAKLVRVMVGDRHIVNQLKPHPCIPVLATCGIEKTIKLWAPTSKDVTPLPPDVQEIMEANRRGREDHSRVTLTPDMIMHVLRLHRRQALAYIERRENLGDVDSDDDDDDGGGGAYVLGFSDGEEGENSECSIS from the exons ATGGAGAAGCTGAAAAAGGGTGATTTGATGGAGTTTTATAAAAGAGAAATTGGGGTTTCTAAGCCTAGAAATTTTTCTAGAAGAATTTCTGCTTCTgag GCTATGGTCAAGCGTCTTGATTTATATGGCAAGTTAACTGGTCACGAAGGATGTGTAAACACAATAGACTTCAATGCCACTGGTGATGTTCTTGTCTCGGGCTCTGATGACAGAAGAGTAATACTATGGGATTGGGCAACGGCAACCTCAAAATTTTCTTATCCATCAGGTCACATGGACAATATATTCCAGACCAAGTTCATGCCCTTCACGGATGATCGTAAAATAATAACTGCATCTGCTGATGGCCAG GTGAGGCTTGGTTTAGTGCTGGAGAATGGTCGggtagaaacaaaaaaagtaggTAAGCACCAAGGTCGTGTACATAAGCTTGCTGTGGAACCAGGAAGTCCCTACATACTTTATAGCTGCGGTGAAGATGGTTTTGTTCAACAC TATGATCTGCGAAGTAATTCTTCCTCAAAGCTTTTACGTTGCTCTTCATTCACGGAAAACAATAAGCAGTCGAGCAGCATAAGGTTGAATGCCATAGTGATAGACCCAAGAAATCCAAATTATTTTGCTGTAGGAGGTTCCGATGAATATGCCCGTGTATATGACATTAGAATGTATCAGCTGGATGCAAGAACCAGTTCCGATAAGCCAATCGACACATTTTGTCCCCATCACCTGGTTAAGACACACGATGTTCACATTACAGCACTGGCTTACTCAAACACAAGTGAATTGCTGGTCTCATACAACGACGAACTGATATACTTGTTTCAGAAGAACATGGGGTTGGGTCCAGTTCCTTTGTCGTTGCAAGGTGAAGATTTGAACAAGCTAGAAAAGCCACAAGTTTATTCAGGGCACAGAAATTCACAAACAGTTAAAGGAGTGAGTTTCTTTGGTCCCACCGACGAATATGTGTTGACCGGGTCTGATTGTGGGCATATATTTATCTGGAAGAAAAAGGACGCCAAGCTTGTCCGCGTGATGGTTGGTGATCGACACATTGTAAATCAGCTGAAGCCCCATCCTTGTATCCCTGTTCTTGCTACATGTGGAATCGAAAAGACCATAAAGCTTTGGGCTCCAACATCTAAGGATGTTACTCCTTTGCCTCCTGATGTTCAAGAG ATAATGGAAGCTAATAGGCGTGGTCGAGAGGACCATTCACGGGTAACACTCACTCCGGACATGATAATGCATGTTTTACGTCTGCACAGGAGGCAAGCACTGGCTTATATTGAGAGACGAGAGAATTTGGGTGATGTCGACagtgatgacgatgatgatgacggaggAGGAGGCGCTTACGTGTTGGGGTTTTCAGATGGTGAGGAGGGGGAAAATTCTGAATGCAGCATTAGCTAG
- the LOC107004896 gene encoding DDB1- and CUL4-associated factor 8 isoform X1 — MEKLKKGDLMEFYKREIGVSKPRNFSRRISASEAMVKRLDLYGKLTGHEGCVNTIDFNATGDVLVSGSDDRRVILWDWATATSKFSYPSGHMDNIFQTKFMPFTDDRKIITASADGQVRLGLVLENGRVETKKVGKHQGRVHKLAVEPGSPYILYSCGEDGFVQHYDLRSNSSSKLLRCSSFTENNKQSSSIRLNAIVIDPRNPNYFAVGGSDEYARVYDIRMYQLDARTSSDKPIDTFCPHHLVKTHDVHITALAYSNTSELLVSYNDELIYLFQKNMGLGPVPLSLQGEDLNKLEKPQVYSGHRNSQTVKGVSFFGPTDEYVLTGSDCGHIFIWKKKDAKLVRVMVGDRHIVNQLKPHPCIPVLATCGIEKTIKLWAPTSKDVTPLPPDVQEQIMEANRRGREDHSRVTLTPDMIMHVLRLHRRQALAYIERRENLGDVDSDDDDDDGGGGAYVLGFSDGEEGENSECSIS; from the exons ATGGAGAAGCTGAAAAAGGGTGATTTGATGGAGTTTTATAAAAGAGAAATTGGGGTTTCTAAGCCTAGAAATTTTTCTAGAAGAATTTCTGCTTCTgag GCTATGGTCAAGCGTCTTGATTTATATGGCAAGTTAACTGGTCACGAAGGATGTGTAAACACAATAGACTTCAATGCCACTGGTGATGTTCTTGTCTCGGGCTCTGATGACAGAAGAGTAATACTATGGGATTGGGCAACGGCAACCTCAAAATTTTCTTATCCATCAGGTCACATGGACAATATATTCCAGACCAAGTTCATGCCCTTCACGGATGATCGTAAAATAATAACTGCATCTGCTGATGGCCAG GTGAGGCTTGGTTTAGTGCTGGAGAATGGTCGggtagaaacaaaaaaagtaggTAAGCACCAAGGTCGTGTACATAAGCTTGCTGTGGAACCAGGAAGTCCCTACATACTTTATAGCTGCGGTGAAGATGGTTTTGTTCAACAC TATGATCTGCGAAGTAATTCTTCCTCAAAGCTTTTACGTTGCTCTTCATTCACGGAAAACAATAAGCAGTCGAGCAGCATAAGGTTGAATGCCATAGTGATAGACCCAAGAAATCCAAATTATTTTGCTGTAGGAGGTTCCGATGAATATGCCCGTGTATATGACATTAGAATGTATCAGCTGGATGCAAGAACCAGTTCCGATAAGCCAATCGACACATTTTGTCCCCATCACCTGGTTAAGACACACGATGTTCACATTACAGCACTGGCTTACTCAAACACAAGTGAATTGCTGGTCTCATACAACGACGAACTGATATACTTGTTTCAGAAGAACATGGGGTTGGGTCCAGTTCCTTTGTCGTTGCAAGGTGAAGATTTGAACAAGCTAGAAAAGCCACAAGTTTATTCAGGGCACAGAAATTCACAAACAGTTAAAGGAGTGAGTTTCTTTGGTCCCACCGACGAATATGTGTTGACCGGGTCTGATTGTGGGCATATATTTATCTGGAAGAAAAAGGACGCCAAGCTTGTCCGCGTGATGGTTGGTGATCGACACATTGTAAATCAGCTGAAGCCCCATCCTTGTATCCCTGTTCTTGCTACATGTGGAATCGAAAAGACCATAAAGCTTTGGGCTCCAACATCTAAGGATGTTACTCCTTTGCCTCCTGATGTTCAAGAG CAGATAATGGAAGCTAATAGGCGTGGTCGAGAGGACCATTCACGGGTAACACTCACTCCGGACATGATAATGCATGTTTTACGTCTGCACAGGAGGCAAGCACTGGCTTATATTGAGAGACGAGAGAATTTGGGTGATGTCGACagtgatgacgatgatgatgacggaggAGGAGGCGCTTACGTGTTGGGGTTTTCAGATGGTGAGGAGGGGGAAAATTCTGAATGCAGCATTAGCTAG
- the LOC107003011 gene encoding extradiol ring-cleavage dioxygenase-like encodes MGICKTSYPINSPLYEEDFDSKLDIEIEEIRVLNMSCPAILPVKETFFISHGSPTLSIDESLPARNFLKSFKQKFLMNQKPNSILVISAHWETSEPTVNSIRGRNDTIHDFYGFPKSMYQLKYPAPGSPELAKRVKDVLMASGFPIVHEDKKRGLDHGAWVPLMLMYPEADIPVCQLSVQPNRDGTYHYNLGKALASLKDEGVLIIGSGSATHNLRALGPSKNVSSWALEFDNWLKDALLSGRHQDVNNYDMKAPHAKVAHPWPEHIYPLHVALGAAGEGVNGELIHHSWDLGALSYASYRFPSLNRSS; translated from the exons atgggaaTTTGTAAAACATCATATCCAATAAATAGTCCATTATATGAAGAggattttgattcaaaattggatatagaaattgaagaaattagGGTTTTGAATATGTCTTGCCCAGCGATTTTGCCtgtgaaagaaacttttttcaTCTCTCATGGCTCTCCTACACTTTCCATTGATGAATCTTTGCCTGcaagaaatttcttgaaaagtttcaaacaaaaatttttGATGAATCAAAAACCTAATTCAATTTTAGTGATTTCTGCTCATTGGGAGACTTCAGAACCAACTGTTAATTCTATTCGAGGAAGAAATGATACTATTCATGATTTCTATGGATTTCCCAAATCCATGTATCAG CTCAAGTATCCTGCACCAGGATCTCCAGAATTGGCAAAAAGGGTGAAGGATGTTCTCATGGCCTCTGGGTTCCCGATAGTGCACGAGGACAAAAAACGTGGTCTGGATCATGGTGCATGGGTCCCTCTCATGCTCATGTATCCAGAAGCGGACATTCCTGTCTGCCAACTTTCGGTTCAACCTAATAGGGATGGTACTTATCATTACAACTTGGGAAAAGCATTGGCTTCCCTCAAGGATGAAGGTGTCCTCATTATTGGTTCTGGATCTGCCACTCACAACTTAAGGGCTCTTGGTCCATCCAAGAATGTTTCTTCGTGGGCTCTAGAGTTTGATAACTGGCTTAAGGACGCCCTTCTTAGCGGAAG GCATCAAGATGTCAATAACTATGACATGAAGGCGCCGCATGCAAAAGTTGCCCACCCATGGCCCGAGCACATCTATCCGTTACATGTTGCGCTTGGTGCTGCTGGTGAAGGCGTTAACGGAGAACTTATTCACCACAGCTGGGATCTTGGTGCACTATCTTATGCTTCCTACAGGTTTCCTAGCCTAAATAGGTCTTCATAG
- the LOC107003010 gene encoding protein NRT1/ PTR FAMILY 2.7-like has protein sequence MENSVIHVDEVAMQSSSTRKNGGWITFPFIIATMAGLSLAAGGWTSNLIVFLINEYNMKSIAAAKVFNVVDGLTTIFPIVGGIIADSYLGCFTVIWISSLISALGIFFLLLTAVIDALRPLACGDGSSLCTSPTTNQYVFLYVALALASIGVGGTRFTVAPMGAYQFDKLKHQTMFFDWYIFIFHLCWALSTAFIVYVEDNISWAWGFGISMACNILGLAIFLAGKRFYRHVKVQGGSPFVNLARVVVAATQKWRAPLSEQTQHYYHDHLTTSQIPTKSFKFLNCAAFITEGDTKPDGSISNPWRLCTVQQVEDLKSLIKLFPLWASGLLISTQLVMQLSLLTLQALKMNRHIGPHFEIPAGSMLVFILLFTCIAISIIDRMLNPFLAKYTKFTLTPLQRVGIGHALTIACMAVSALVESRRLRVAKSHHLQGQKDAIVPMSVFWLLPQLALNGIGEGFHFPGHIAFYYQEFPTSLKNTSTAMVSLFIGIAFYLGNVLIDVVQRETGWLPDNINDGRMDNVFWLCCTLGSVNFIYFLVVAFFYKYKNMENKPNNVPSK, from the exons ATGGAAAATTCAGTAATTCATGTTGATGAAGTAGCAATGCAGTCCTCTTCTACTAGAAAAAATGGTGGTTGGATAACATTCCCATTTATTATCG CAACCATGGCGGGGTTATCGCTAGCGGCCGGAGGGTGGACTAGTAATTTGATTGTTTTTCTGATAAATGAGTACAACATGAAGAGCATTGCTGCTGCTAAAGTTTTCAATGTTGTTGATGGATTGACAACAATTTTTCCCATTGTTGGTGGGATCATTGCTGACTCTTATCTTGGCTGTTTTACTGTCATTTGGATTTCTTCACTTATTTCTGCTCTG GGTATATTCTTTCTACTATTGACAGCAGTAATTGATGCATTAAGACCTCTAGCTTGTGGTGATGGATCCAGTCTCTGCACAAGCCCTACAACAAACcaatatgtatttttgtatgtgGCTCTGGCACTAGCATCTATAGGGGTCGGGGGTACGCGTTTTACAGTTGCACCCATGGGAGCTTATCAATTTGATAAGCTAAAACATCAAACAATGTTCTTTGATTGGTACATCTTCATCTTTCACTTGTGCTGGGCTTTAAGCACCGCGTTCATCGTCTATGTAGAAGACAATATCAGCTGGGCATGGGGTTTTGGTATATCTATGGCTTGTAACATCCTTGGCTTAGCAATTTTCCTTGCTGGTAAACGTTTCTATCGCCATGTTAAGGTACAAGGAGGCAGCCCTTTTGTCAACTTAGCGCGCGTAGTAGTAGCTGCTACACAGAAATGGAGAGCCCCTCTTTCAGAACAAACTCAACACTACtatcatgatcacctaacaacttCTCAAATTCCTACAAAATCCTTCAA GTTCTTGAATTGTGCAGCTTTTATCACAGAGGGAGATACTAAACCAGACGGATCGATTAGTAATCCATGGAGATTATGCACAGTACAGCAAGTAGAAGATTTGaaaagtttgatcaaacttttCCCTCTATGGGCTAGTGGTTTACTAATATCGACACAACTGGTAATGCAGTTGAGCTTGTTAACGCTACAGGCTCTCAAAATGAATCGCCATATTGGACCTCATTTCGAGATCCCAGCAGGTTCTATGTTAGTCTTCATATTGTTATTCACTTGTATAGCCATATCTATCATTGACCGAATGCTAAACCCCTTCCTAGCTAAGTACACAAAGTTTACTCTCACACCTCTTCAACGCGTTGGCATAGGCCATGCACTAACTATAGCATGCATGGCTGTGTCCGCGTTGGTTGAGTCTAGACGACTAAGGGTAGCTAAATCACACCATCTCCAAGGACAAAAGGATGCTATCGTCCCAATGTCTGTCTTCTGGCTTCTACCACAACTAGCTCTAAATGGAATTGGAGAAGGATTCCATTTTCCAGGACATATCGCGTTTTACTACCAAGAATTTCCAACATCCTTGAAGAATACCTCAACTGCAATGGTTTCGTTGTTTATTGGTATCGCGTTTTATCTAGGGAACGTGTTGATTGATGTTGTTCAAAGAGAAACAGGATGGTTGCCTGATAATATCAATGATGGGAGAATGGACAATGTATTCTGGCTTTGTTGTACCCTGGGATCAGTAAACTTCATTTATTTCCTAGTTGTTGCATTCTTTTACAAgtataaaaatatggaaaacaaaCCAAATAATGTGCCAAGTAAATGA
- the LOC107004199 gene encoding protein NRT1/ PTR FAMILY 2.7-like, with amino-acid sequence MESSVRDVDEATIMKSSTRRKNGGWITFPFIIATMAGLSLASGGWTSNLIVYLIDEFNMKSIKAAKVYNVINGCTTLFPIVGGILADSFLGCFSVIWFSSLISALGILLLLLTSAIDVLRPASCDDGSSLCTSPSTHQYAVLYMALALASLGIAGTRYTIAPMGANQFDKPKHQAIFFDWYIFAFYTSFAISTTVIVYVEDNVSWSWGYGISMAFNILGLAMFLIGKRFYRDVKEQGGSPFVNLARVMVVAIQKWRVPLSEQTQHYYHDHLTTSQIPTKSFKFLNCAAFITEGDTKPDGSISNPWRLCTVQQVEDLKSLIKLFPLWASGFLISTQLVIQTSLLILQALKMDRHIGPHFEIPAGSMSVFILLFTCIAIFIIDRLLYPFLAKYTRFTLTPLQRIGIGHAITVISMAVSALVESRRLRFARSHKLKGENNDIVPMSVFWLVPQLALNGIGEGFHFPGHIAFYYQEFPTSLKSTSTAMVALFIGIAYYLGNALIDLVQRLSRWLPDNINEGKMDNVFWLCCILGSANFIYYVVCASFYKYKNIDNKSNIVPSK; translated from the exons ATGGAAAGTTCAGTAAGAGATGTTGATGAAGCAACAATAATGAAGTCTTCCACGCGTCGAAAGAACGGTGGTTGGATAACCTTCCCCTTCATTATAG CAACCATGGCGGGCTTATCGCTTGCTTCTGGAGGGTGGACAAGCAACCTGATTGTTTATTTGATAGATGAATTCAACATGAAGAGCATCAAAGCAGCTAAAGTTTACAATGTGATCAATGGATGCACCACTCTTTTCCCCATTGTTGGTGGAATCTTAGCTGACTCTTTCCTTGGCTGTTTTTCTGTCATTTGGTTTTCATCTCTTATCTCTGCTTTG GGTATATTGCTTCTATTGTTAACATCAGCAATTGATGTACTAAGACCTGCATCATGTGATGATGGATCTAGTCTCTGCACGAGCCCGTCAACACACCAATACGCGGTATTATACATGGCTCTGGCATTAGCATCACTAGGTATCGCGGGTACACGTTATACAATAGCACCCATGGGAGCTAATCAATTTGATAAACCAAAACATCAAGCAATTTTCTTCGATTGGTACATATTCGCGTTCTACACGTCCTTTGCCATTAGCACCACAGTTATTGTTTATGTAGAGGACAATGTTAGTTGGTCATGGGGTTATGGTATCTCTATGGCATTCAACATCCTTGGCTTGGCAATGTTCCTCATTGGGAAACGTTTTTATCGCGATGTTAAGGAACAAGGTGGTAGCCCTTTCGTCAACTTAGCTCGTGTTATGGTTGTTGCCATTCAGAAATGGAGAGTCCCTCTTTCGGAACAAACTCAACACTACTATCACGATCACCTAACAACTTCTCAAATTCCTACGAAATCCTTCAA GTTCTTGAATTGTGCTGCGTTTATTACTGAGGGAGATACTAAACCAGACGGATCGATTAGTAATCCATGGAGACTATGCACAGTACAACAAGTAGAAGATTTGAAAAGCTTGATCAAGCTTTTCCCTCTATGGGCTAGTGGTTTTCTTATATCGACTCAACTAGTCATACAAACGAGCTTGTTAATACTTCAAGCTCTCAAAATGGATCGCCATATTGGACCTCATTTCGAGATCCCAGCTGGTTCTATGTCCGTCTTCATTTTGCTATTCACGTGTATAGCCATATTCATCATTGACCGGTTATTGTACCCTTTTCTAGCTAAGTACACTAGGTTTACTCTCACCCCTCTTCAACGTATCGGAATAGGCCATGCTATAACTGTTATTAGCATGGCTGTTTCCGCCCTGGTTGAGTCTAGACGATTGAGGTTTGCTAGATCACACAAACTCAAAGGCGAAAACAATGACATTGTTCCAATGTCAGTGTTTTGGCTAGTGCCACAACTAGCTCTAAATGGAATTGGAGAAGGATTTCATTTTCCAGGACATATCGCGTTTTATTATCAAGAATTTCCAACATCTTTGAAGAGTACATCGACTGCAATGGTTGCATTGTTTATTGGTATCGCGTACTATTTGGGGAACGCTTTGATTGATCTAGTTCAACGACTATCAAGATGGTTACCAGACAATATCAACGAGGGGAAAATGGACAATGTCTTCTGGCTTTGTTGCATCCTGGGATCAGCTAACTTCATATATTACGTCGTGTGTGCTTCCTTCTACAAGTATAAAAATATCGATAACAAATCAAATATCGTGCCTAGTAAATGA